A genomic region of Aspergillus oryzae RIB40 DNA, chromosome 1 contains the following coding sequences:
- a CDS encoding AAA family ATPase CDC6 (pre-initiation complex, subunit CDC6, AAA+ superfamily ATPase), protein MTASVLGKRQRNTLEVGVPVLPVRSASRRRTQPPRILQAENAPSAPTTRQLRSKTRGDSAFQKENDDKSKDVINTNGGVKDEEPEHGVPSPTKAHSRIRTSKSQNGGLSTRNYADPQPVPTDENTTSVEFKTPSKSRFRDALDSPPITPRHRVQVGGISLTPRTPRQTSTPQATQTTQTIYTQARQLFARGANSGRLIGREAEREKLASFIQDGLESQQGGCLYVSGPPGTGKSALVKEACDELDLGSVKVTHVNCASMRSARDVYSKLIEDLCDDQQIFKKSEAERLKAMFTSNKKQDEMFLVSLDEIDHLLTADAGILQSLFEWSLQGKSKLMLIGIANALDLTDRALPQLKAKNLKPRLLPFLPYNAGQIANVVTERLRSLLSPGQCDDPKFIPFVQPAAITLCSKKVASQTGDLRKAFELIKRAIDLIEQETLQKLEKQNENPESPSKTILVENNNLSSPRPKQNLTSAYTTLTAPRASIAHVARITSATFGQGTVQRLQGINLQQKAAICALIALDRKRREGEFPGTPSKTKHSAPTIKQIFDTYCTLCRKDNILHPLTATEFRDVLSNLETLGLVGEYQGKGRGGTVAGGSNIRRSPSKSMSGPMTPSRAMDEQGLVCFVSQKEIETQLSGPGEGILRRLLMGQGL, encoded by the exons ATGACTGCGTCGGTTCTCGGCAAGCGCCAACGGAACACTCTTGAGGTAGGAG TGCCAGTGCTACCAGTGCGCAGTGCCAGTAGGCGCCGAACACAACCGCCTCGCATCCTTCAAGCAGAGAATGCACCGTCTGCACCGACAACACGCCAACTGCGGTCAAAGACAAGGGGTGACAGCGCCTttcaaaaggaaaatgatgaCAAGTCTAAGGATGTCATTAATACAAATGGGGGTGTGAAGGATGAAGAGCCGGAGCACGGAGTGCCATCTCCTACAAAGGCCCATTCACGTATCCGTACCTCCAAATCACAGAATGGAGGATTATCGACGCGAAACTACGCCGATCCTCAACCGGTACCTACAGATGAGAATACGACATCGGTTGAATTCAAGACCCCTTCAAAGTCTAGGTTCCGGGACGCCCTTGATTCGCCGCCTATCACACCAAGACACCGGGTTCAGGTTGGAGGAATCTCGTTAACTCCACGTACACCTCGACagacatcaacaccacaagCCACGCAAACCACACAAACGATATATACTCAAGCCAGACAATTGTTCGCCCGGGGCGCAAATTCGGGTCGCCTTATTGGCCGGGAAGCGGAACGGGAAAAGCTAGCCTCGTTCATACAAGATGGTCTGGAGTCACAGCAAGGTGGTTGTCTGTATGTCAGCGGTCCTCCCGGGACAGGCAAAAGTGCCTTGGTCAAAGAAGCGTGTGATGAGCTTGACCTGGGCTCCGTGAAGGTCACGCATGTCAATTGTGCGAGCATGCGAAGTGCTCGAGATGTCTATAGCAAGCTTATTGAAGATCTCTGCGATGACCAGCAGATTTTCAAAAAGAGTGAGGCGGAGAGGCTAAAAGCCATGTTCACATCCAATAAGAAGCAAGATGAGATGTTTCTGGTTTCATTGGATGAAATAGACCATCTCCTTACAGCGGATGCGGGTATCCTGCAGTCTTTGTTCGAGTGGTCATTACAAGGAAAATCCAAGCTCATGCTTATCGGAATTGCCAACGCGCTAGATTTAACCGACCGTGCATTGCCACAGCTCAAGGCAAAAAACCTGAAACCTCGTTTACTCCCTTTCTTACCTTACAACGCTGGTCAGATCGCCAACGTAGTCACTGAGCGTCTCCGCTCATTACTCTCTCCTGGCCAGTGTGATGATCCAAAATTCATTCCTTTCGTCCAACCGGCAGCTATAACGTTATGCTCGAAGAAAGTTGCATCGCAGACCGGCGATCTGCGAAAGGCTTTTGAGCTCATCAAGCGCGCTATTGATCTCATTGAGCAAGAAACACTGCAGAAACTCGAAAAGCAGAACGAGAACCCGGAGAGCCCTTCTAAAACAATACTTGTTGAGAATAACAATCTCTCATCCCCCAGACCAAAGCAAAATCTTACATCAGCATATACGACACTTACTGCACCACGGGCCAGCATTGCCCATGTTGCACGCATCACTTCGGCCACATTTGGACAAGGAACTGTCCAACGACTTCAAGGTATCAACCTGCAGCAAAAAGCAGCCATTTGTGCATTGATTGCGCTCGACCGTAAACGACGCGAAGGAGAATTCCCAGGCACACCCTCGAAGACTAAGCATTCGGCCCCAACCATCAAGCAGATCTTCGATACCTACTGTACTCTATGCCGGAAAGACAATATCCTCCACCCACTTACAGCAACCGAGTTCAGAGATGTACTTAGCAACTTGGAGACTCTAGGACTGGTTGGAGAGTATCAGGGAAAGGGTCGAGGCGGCACAGTTGCTGGTGGGTCAAACATCAGACGTTCTCCCTCTAAGTCGATGAGTGGGCCTATGACCCCCAGCAGAGCCATGGACGAACAGGGCCTGGTTTGCTTTGTGTCCCAGAAAGAGATCGAAACTCAGCTTTCTGGCCCAGGAGAGGGCATCCTCAGACGGCTGCTCATGGGCCAAGGGTTGTGA
- a CDS encoding GTPase-activating protein RGD2 (predicted protein) codes for MSGFAASFWTPDYATGLGVLYGKLQQGVVENKQIITIASMRADAEDQYGARLGDIAPTVDRLTGAGFAKDDGASVRKAYEGVRTEMVEAAKNHQKIASNIRELVVSPFRRWCDQHEARIQNSHDDLQARIKEHTKQADLVKKLRSHYFNKCRVVEDLEEENKLAFQAPEASPPVKAPPKIVLPEEAEDEEPMEIGDHVYTPEGLKQLLVHMLDNIKMGDVKVPIIGTYQNTSTGADIVEYTQKHMNATSVSYAERIGQDLVDNGLLRLVGNMGSTFANSSKMRYQWRPKVFQITGIPEKKTPLLRVTSMANSEDGSESPISTVSEMLAGWNPLNNAHPNETPAEKLRREAREADERYKAAVRKLDQIRCKLEEEIVENLRFMEQCELDRLKAIKAVVLDFSGAISNVIPNLQSTVDHMMLYQETIQPLGDLRYLLENYRTGGFVPRVQAYENYYGSVEDQNFGVDLEARARADRKRVPVLVTTLLTYLDNRYPDLEGDEARRAIWLYDVPLAATHHLRNVLNNSKVDYQEVLEKYEVPIVASVLKLYLLELPDSLVSSQVYEIVKTIYSTTAHETTEEGRIKVLQSTLGQLRLNNIATLDAVMTHFTRLIDLTSADEAYISALAQALSPCILRPRIESSLTMNERHSYRLIRDLFAHKDAIFGELKRQSSALGVTGSISRPRAISTDESNRRAAMEARARAIMDRTRANSPAPPRKHRRDRSSGPSEAGRFPVNVSSPTERRTVTRNSLDVPSSNSSPTAQEQLSNVNINAATEAAATEATPNGTSSDSSASATANETPSSGTSTPPPIAAPTAPEDSPTPTPTPAADGEKRTSIARASITRKPGLGNRSSFPVVPSGESGTDSKRNSLADSEPKGVTLEDKPMDDD; via the exons ATGTCCGGTTTTGCGGCTTCGTTCTGGACGCCGGACTACGCTACTGGCCTAGGGGTCCTTTATGGGAAGCTTCAACAAGGCGTTGTCGAGAACAAGCAAATCATTACAATCGCGTCTATGCGTGCGGATGCGGAAGATCAATATGGTGCCCGGTTAGGGGATATTGCGCCGACCGTGGATCGGTTGACAGGAGCAGGGTTTGCAAAGGATGATGGGGCAAGCGTGAGGAAG GCATATGAAGGTGTCCGCACCGAGATGGTCGAAGCGGCCAAGAATCACCAGAAGATTGCCTCGAACATTCGCGAATTAGTTGTCTCACCTTTCCGTCGCTGGTGCGATCAGCATGAGGCACGAATCCAGAATTCACACGACGACCTTCAGGCTCGTATCAAAGAACACACAAAACAGGCGGACTTGGTCAAGAAACTGCGGAGCCACTATTTCAACAAATGCCGTGTGGTGGAAgacttggaggaagagaacaagcTCGCATTCCAGGCTCCGGAGGCTAGCCCGCCAGTCAAAGCGCCTCCCAAGATCGTACTTCCGGAGGAggcagaggatgaagagccTATGGAAATCGGTGATCACGTCTACACACCAGAGGGTCTCAAGCAGCTGTTGGTGCACATGCTGGATAATATCAAGATGGGTGATGTCAAGGTGCCCATTATCGGCACGTACCAGAATACATCGACCGGTGCCGACATCGTGGAATACACCCAGAAACACATGAATGCCACTAGCGTCAGCTATGCAGAAAGGATTGGGCAGGATCTCGTCGACAATGGCCTGCTCCGGTTGGTGGGTAATATGGGTAGCACATTCGCTAATAGCAGCAAGATGCGATACCAATGGCGCCCCAAAGTGTTCCAGATCACTGGTATTCCCGAAAAGAAGACGCCTCTCTTGCGTGTAACATCGATGGCGAACAGCGAGGACGGCAGCGAGTCCCCGATATCTACTGTTTCGGAAATGTTGGCAGGCTGGAACCCTCTCAACAATGCTCATCCGAATGAGACGCCGGCAGAGAAGCTGCGCAGAGAAGCGCGCGAGGCTGATGAACGGTACAAGGCTGCTGTGCGGAAGCTGGACCAGATCAGATGCAAacttgaggaagagatcgtGGAGAATCTCCGGTTTATGGAACAGTGTGAGCTGGACCGACTTAAGGCGATCAAGGCAGTTGTCCTCGATTTCTCCGGTGCAATCAGCAACGTCATCCCCAATTTGCAGAGCACAGTGGACCATATGATGCTTTACCAGGAGACTATCCAGCCTCTTGGCGATCTTCGGTATCTTCTTGAGAATTACCGGACCGGAGGTTTCGTGCCCCGCGTCCAAGCATATGAAAACTATTATGGCTCCGTCGAAG ATCAAAATTTCGGCGTGGACCTTGAGGCCCGAGCAAGAGCTGATCGCAAACGGGTCCCTGTCCTGGTTACTACGCTCTTGACCTATCTTGATAATC GCTATCCGGACCTTGAGGGTGATGAGGCACGACGTGCTATCTGGCTTTATGATGTCCCTCTGGCAGCTACACACCACCTTCGCAATGTTTTGAACAACAGCAAGGTAGATTACCAGGAAGTCCTAGAGAAATATGAGGTTCCCATCGTTGCAAGCGTGTTGAAATTATATCTTCTTGAGTTGCCAG ATTCCCTTGTTTCTTCGCAAGTTTACGAAATTGTTAAGACCATTTATTCTACCACCGCTCATGAGACCACGGAAGAAGGCCGGATCAAGGTCTTGCAAAGCACACTTGGTCAGCTCCGTCTCAATAACATCGCTACGCTTGACGCTGTTATGACCCATTTTACGCGCCTGATAGACCTCACATCTGCAGATGAGGCTTACATTTCTGCACTCGCACAAGCACTGTCTCCTTGCATTCTTCGTCCACGTATCGAGAGCAGCCTTACCATGAATGAACGTCACAGCTACCGTCTCATCCGAGATCTTTTCGCTCACAAGGATGCAATCTTTGGCGAATTGAAGCGTCAGTCCAGCGCTCTCGGGGTCACAGGTTCCATTAGCCGCCCCCGCGCTATTAGCACGGATGAGAGTAACCGTCGTGCAGCTATGGAAGCTCGCGCCCGTGCTATTATGGATCGTACTCGGGCCAACAGCCCAGCTCCTCCTCGGAAGCACAGACGGGATCGCTCCAGCGGTCCTTCGGAGGCAGGCCGCTTCCCAGTCAATGTCTCCAGCCCGACCGAGAGGCGAACGGTCACTCGTAACAGCCTAGATGTCCCtagcagcaacagctcaCCGACCGCTCAGGAACAACTGTCCAACGTCAACATTAACGCTGCTACTGAGGCTGCGGCCACTGAGGCTACTCCCAACGGCACATCCAGTGATTCCTCGGCTTCAGCTACTGCTAACGAAACTCCCTCCTCCGGCACTTCGACCCCCCCACCCATTGCGGCGCCAACAGCACCAGAGGACTCTCCTACCCCTACTCCTACTCCAGCCGCCGATGGCGAGAAACGCACTTCCATCGCTCGCGCCTCAATCACCCGCAAGCCCGGGCTCGGTAACCGATCCAGCTTCCCTGTCGTCCCAAGCGGTGAATCCGGGACAGATAGCAAGCGCAACAGCCTGGCCGACAGCGAACCCAAGGGCGTAACCCTGGAAGACAAGCCAATGGATGATGACTAA
- a CDS encoding amino acid permease GAP1 (amino acid transporters), whose product MEKDEIEAKAEPRGAAFESPPPLYGDSEPTQAGLGRRIWDSFKRDPNAHVTGGHGSSGADGKSFDIENAAQKTASSPLQRSLKGRHLQMIAIGGSIGTGLFVGSGKVLATGGPASVLIAYALIGCMLYCTVHALGEMAVLFPVAGSFAHYSTRFIDPAWGFAMGWNYALQWLVVLPLEIVAASITVDYWQSDISNAAWVAIFWVLIVSINLFGVRGYGEAEFVFSLIKVVAVIGFIILGIVLNCGGGPQGGYIGGKYWSDPGAFHNGFKGLCSVFVNAAFAFAGTELVGLAAAETANPRKSLPTAVKQVFWRICLFYIVSLTLVGLLVPWNDERLLDGSSSADAKASPFVIAIKNAGISVLDSIMNVVIMIAVLSVGNSSVYGSSRTLAALAEQGQAPKFLSYIDRKGRPLWAILIASALGLLSFLAASDKQEVAFEWMMAISGLSSIFTWGSVCLAHIRFRRGWKAQGHSLNELAFQSQPGVIGSWIGFLFNCLVLVAQFWVGFAPIGYATKTAGELVEAWFSVYLAAPVVLLFYIPYKLWFKTPFIRAKDMDLQTGRRDLDLQYLIEQERAEQAEWPAWKKVYKFFC is encoded by the exons ATGGAGAAGGACGAAATCGAGGCCAAGGCCGAGCCCCGAGGAGCGGCCTTCGAGTCCCCGCCACCTCTGTACGGAGATAGCGAGCCAACACAGGCAGGTCTTGGTCGCAGAATATGGGACAGTTTCAAAAGGGACCCGAATGCCCATGTCACGGGCGGCCATGGTTCCTCCGGTGCAGATGGAAAGTCCTTTGATATCGAAAACGCCGCGCAGAAGACGGCTAGTTCACCTTTACAACGTAGTCTCAAGGGCCGTCATCTGCAGATGATTGCCATCGGTGGTTCTATCG GTACTGGTCTTTTTGTCGGATCCGGAAAAGTCTTGGCCACAGGTGGCCCAGCGTCGGTTCTCATTGCTTATGCTTTGATTGGTTGCATGCTTTACTGCACCGTACACGCACTTGGTGAAATGGCTGTTCTTTTCCCCGTTGCTGGTTCATTTGCGCACTACTCGACTCGATTCATTGATCCGGCATGGGGTTTCGCTATGGGTTGGAACTATGCATTGCAATGGCTCGTAGTGTTGCCGCTGGAAATTGTAGCTGCGTCGATCACTGTCGACTACTGGCAGTCCGATATCTCTAACGCCGCATGGGTCGCAATCTTTTGGGTATTGATCGTCTCAATCAACTTGTTCGGCGTCAGAGGCTACGGTGAGGCTGAGTTTGTCTTCTCACTCATTAaggttgttgctgtgatTGGCTTTAT CATCCTCGGCATTGTCCTGAACTGCGGCGGAGGTCCCCAGGGTGGATATATCGGTGGAAAGTATTGGAGCGATCCTGGTGCTTTCCATAATGGGTTCAAAGGTCTTTGCAGTGTCTTCGTCAACGCCGCGTTTGCCTTTGCTGGAACCGAGCTCGTCGGTTTGGCTGCAGCTGAGACCGCTAACCCTCGGAAATCGCTCCCAACAGCTGTCAAGCAAGTGTTCTGGCGTATTTGTCTCTTCTACATTGTATCACTCACCCTGGTCGGCCTTCTTGTTCCCTGGAATGACGAACGACTTCTTGATGGGAGCTCCAGTGCTGACGCTAAAGCCTCTCCATTTGTGATCGCCATCAAGAATGCTGGTATCTCCGTGCTAGACTCTATCATGAACGTCGTTATCATGATTGCGGTCTTATCCGTGGGTAACTCGTCAGTTTATGGCTCCTCTCGTACCCTTGCAGCCCTTGCCGAGCAGGGACAGGCCCCCAAATTCCTGTCATATATTGATCGCAAGGGTCGCCCTCTCTGGGCAATTCTAATTGCTTCTGCCCTCGGTTTGCTTAGTTTCTTGGCCGCATCAGACAAACAAGAAGTGGCTTTCGAGTGGATGATGGCCATATCCGGTCTCTCGTCCATCTTCACTTGGGGTTCGGTTTGTTTGGCGCACATTCGCTTCCGTCGTGGCTGGAAGGCTCAGGGCCACAGTCTCAATGAACTCGCCTTCCAATCACAACCGGGAGTGATCGGCTCTTGGATCGGGTTCTTGTTCAACTGTCTCGTTCTTGTCGCACAGTTCTGGGTTGGATTTGCGCCAATCGGTTATGCGACGAAGACCGCTGGTGAGCTTGTTGAGGCCTGGTTTTCCGTATACCTAGCTGCTCCAGTTGTCCTGCTCTTTTATATCCCTTACAAGCTCTGGTTCAAGACGCCATTTATCCGGGCCAAGGACATGGACCTGCAAACCGGTCGTCGCGATCTCGATCTTCAGTACTTGATCGAGCAGGAACGAGCTGAACAGGCAGAATGGCCTGCATGGAAGAAGGTGTATAAGTTCTTCTGTTAG